A genomic region of Arachis hypogaea cultivar Tifrunner chromosome 5, arahy.Tifrunner.gnm2.J5K5, whole genome shotgun sequence contains the following coding sequences:
- the LOC112801500 gene encoding uncharacterized protein, whose product MCKNLCDIVVTFTILFEEQKEIFSIYHKSRSQDSVIELYVEFKHLAYWAEDADGNIDWEGHNSESKDEFEGNYEIDDSNVDDNDVDCTNETDVEKAANVLASQHPFGEPSFMCTLDLATLNASEFSQYANADPPIVADPPIIADGKFIIGMELSYREIMIAAIKDYTIRREVDYQVYESEPTTFYAKCIQYENNCDWHIRASLIQKKYCWEIKRYNGSHTYYFSGPLQTRLRHNRRSDKTTSKC is encoded by the exons ATGTGTAAGAATCTATGTGATATTGTTGTTACTTTCACCATATTATTTGAAGAACAAAAAG AAATATTTTCAATATATCACAAAAGTCGGTCACAAGATTCTGTCATCGAGCTATATGTTGAGTTCAAACACTTGGCTTATTGGGCTGAAGACGCCGATGGAAACATAGATTGGGAAGGCCACAATAGTGAAAGCAAAGATGAATTTGAAGGCAACTATGAAATAGATGATTCAAATGTAGATGACAACGATGTTGATTGCACTAATGAGACAGATGTAGAAAAAGCAGCAAATGTACTAGCAAGTCAACATCCGTTTGGGGAGCCATCTTTTATGTGCACTTTGGACCTTGCGACTTTGAATGCATCGGAGTTTTCTCAGTATGCGAATGCTG ACCCACCTATTGTTGCAGACCCACCTATTATTGCAGACGGCAAATTTATTATTGGGATGGAATTAAGTTATAGAGAGATTATGATCGCGGCCATCAAAGACTATACGATTCGTAGAGAAGTTGACTACCAGGTATACGAGTCTGAGCCAACGACATTTTATGCCAAATGTATACAATATGAAAACAACTGTGATTGGCATATTAGGGCTAGTTTGATTCAAAAGAAATATTGTTGGGAAATAAAACGTTATAACGGTAGCCACACCTACTATTTCTCAGGACCACTGCAAACTAGACTCAGACATAATCGCAGAAGCGATAAAACCACTAGTAAATGTTGA
- the LOC112801501 gene encoding PHD finger-like domain-containing protein 5A, whose amino-acid sequence MAKHHPDLIMCRKQPGIAIGRLCEKCDGKCVICDSYVRPCTLVRVCDECNYGSFQGRCVICGGVGISDAYYCKECTQQEKDRDGCPKIVNLGSAKTDLFYERKKYGFKKR is encoded by the coding sequence ATGGCCAAGCATCATCCTGATTTGATTATGTGCCGAAAGCAGCCAGGAATTGCCATTGGACGACTTTGTGAGAAATGCGATGGCAAGTGTGTGATTTGCGACTCTTACGTGCGTCCTTGTACACTTGTCCGGGTTTGTGACGAATGCAACTATGGCTCATTTCAGGGCCGCTGCGTCATATGTGGAGGGGTGGGAATATCTGATGCTTACTACTGCAAGGAATGCACACAGCAGGAGAAAGATAGGGATGGCTGCCCCAAAATTGTTAATTTAGGGAGTGCCAAAACCGATTTATTCTATGAACGCAAGAAGTATGGTTTTAAGAAACGATGA
- the LOC112801502 gene encoding phosphatidylserine decarboxylase proenzyme 1, mitochondrial — protein sequence MKYRVSHRFPVLPRHTRFLNHTRSSFTSFAKRFQTTQTRASINGGSGNSQGDSYLVPGATVATILMLGVLHGRRMYDDKKTEEMRDKGIEIEFQPDVKATFLRLLPLRSISRCWGFLTSLEIPVWLRPHVYRAWARAFHSDLEEAALPLDKYASLREFFVRTLKEGSRPIDDDPLCLVSPVDGTVLRFGELKGSGGMIEQVKGFSYSVFSLLGASPSLPTKVDSEVQEEQSESMTTTEKSKKSWWRISFASPKVWDPTSSCPKRGLFYCVIYLKPGDYHRIHSPADWKILVRRHFSGRLYPLNERATRTIRNLYIENERVVLEGLWQEGFMALAAIGATNIGSIELFIEPELHTNKPKKKLLPSEPPDERVYISESESIGRMLKKGDEFAAFNMGSTVVLVFQAPIPKLVHEDNSSEEFKFCVKPGDRIRVGEALGRWHTS from the exons ATGAAATATAGGGTTTCGCACAGGTTCCCTGTGCTTCCTCGCCATACTCGATTCCTTAACCACACTCGTTCGTCCTTCACTTCCTTCGCAAAAAGGTTTCAAACTACTCAAACTCGAGCTTCCATCAATGGGGGAAGTGGAAATTCTCAAG GGGATTCTTATCTTGTACCTGGTGCAACAGTAGCTACCATTCTCATGCTTGGTGTTCTCCATGGCCGTAGAATGTATGATGACAAGAAg ACTGAAGAGATGCGTGATAAAGGAATTGAGATTGAATTCCAACCTGATGTAAAG GCGACATTTTTGAGATTATTGCCTCTGCGTTCAATTTCTAGATGTTGGGGATTCCTGACAAGCTTG GAAATCCCAGTGTGGTTAAGGCCACATGTCTATAGAGCTTGGGCTCGGGCATTCCATTCGG ATTTGGAAGAAGCTGCTTTGCCTCTAGACAAGTATGCCTCTTTAAGGGAATTTTTTGTCCGCACTTTGAAAGAAGGTTCCAGGCCTATTGATGATGATCCGTTATGTCTG GTTAGTCCTGTGGATGGTACAGTGTTAAGATTTGGGGAGTTAAAGGGATCTGGGGGAATGATTGAACAAGTTAAAGGGTTTTCATACTCGGTATTTTCTCTTCTTGGTGCAAGCCCTTCCCTTCCAACAAAGGTTGATAGTGAGGTGCAAGAGGAGCAGAGCGAATCAATGACAACAACTGAGAAAAGCAAGaaatcatggtggagaatttcaTTCGCTTCTCCAAAGGTCTGGGACCCTACATCATCATG CCCAAAGAGAGGTCTCTTTTACTGTGTGATTTACTTAAAGCCTGGtgattaccatcggatacattcCCCAGCTGACTGGAAAATTCTTGTTCGCAGACATTTTTCTG GCCGTCTTTATCCATTGAATGAAAGAGCTACAAGAACAATCAGAAACCTCTATATTGAGAATGAGAGG GTTGTTCTTGAAGGTCTCTGGCAGGAAGGGTTTATGGCACTTGCTGCAATTGGTGCCACAAATATTGGATCAATTGAG CTTTTCATTGAGCCCGAACTTCATACTAACAAGCCAAAAAAGAAGTTGCTACCTTCAGAGCCTCCTGACGAACGGgtttacataagtgaaagtgaaAGTATTGGTAGGATGCTCAAGAAAGGTGACGAG TTTGCTGCTTTCAACATGGGATCGACAGTTGTTCTTGTTTTTCAAGCTCCGATTCCAAAACTTGTCCATGAGGATAATTCATCAGAGGAGTTCAAATTCTGTGTCAAACCTGGGGATAGAATTCGTGTTGGTGAGGCTCTAGGGAGGTGGCATACTTCATAA